CCTCGGACGCGCCGGGCGTGCCGCGCACGCCCTCCGGGAACGGGTAGTCAACGACCGTCGTGAACGTCACGCGCTGGCGTTCCTCACCGGTCGAACGCAGCGGCGCGTCGCGGAACGGATCGAACGCGTCGAGCGTCTCGCGGGTCAACGGTAGAACACGGAATCCCGTACCACCGTGCAGCGATCGCGGTAGGCGGATGAGCCGATGGATGTCCGTCGTGACGGGAGCATCCGTCTCGCCCTCGACCCGGATCGCCGCCCGAGCGAGCACGGCGTCCCAGAACTCCTTGGGAAGATCCTTGTCGAAGACATCGAGGCTGAGGCTCGTCCGGACCCTCCGGCTTCCGCCCTCCTCGACGAACATCCGGGCAAGCCGCTTCGCGCGCGCCGGGCCCATCCCGAGGGCCGCGATCTCCTTCGCGGTCTCGTCGACCCCGATCGCTTCCCAGTGCGCGAGCAGATCGAGGACCGCGCGCGTCGTCCGGCCCTTCCAACCCGGAGCGTCGGCAGGCGCGAGCTGGCGGACCTTGCCCGGAAGGTGGCCCGGGGCCCCCGTCTCATCGGGGGAGGCGTCGGACGGGGTCCACGAGCTTGGGCCTCCCGCGGACCTCGCCGTGACCGCGTCGTGGGGATCGAACCCGGAACCCACGAGGTAATCGACCAGCTCGCGCCGCTCCGGGCTCGTGAGACTGAGGAACGCTTCGTTCCGGACGTGGACGTGGTACCCGCGACCGCCGGAGAAGACGAGCGACGCGTCCGCGGGATCGATGCCGAAATCCCCGAACAGGAAGTCGTCGACGAGTTCGCGCAGTTTCACCTTGACCCGCGCGAGCTGGCCGGCGTAATCGAGGTGCTCGGCCCCCCGGAGGTGATCCGAATCCAGATCGAAGATAAGGTCCGCCCCGAGCCACTCCTTCGCCGCCATGGTCGGCTCGGAAGGTTTGCGGTAGTACGCCGTGGAATAGTAGACGTGGCGCGGGACCTCACGGGGGAGCCAGGCTCGATACTCCTCCACCGTCCGGAAGGCCTCGTGCCGGCGCATGAGCGTCTCGGTCGAGAACGGGAAGGCCGCGAACTCGCGGCGCGCGAACCGGTACGGTGGCTCGACCACTGTCTCGGCGTAGTACCGGGCGAACTGTCGCCGAGCCCACGCGAGCGCAGGTCCGTCGAGCGCGACCGTCTTCGCCACGACTCACCCCGCGAGCTCGTCATCGTCCAGCGGGTCGAGCGCTTCCGCGGCCAGGTCGTCGCGGCGCAGGCGAGCGAGGAGGTGGAAGACGGTGGAGTGCTCGCTGCCGCGCAGGAGCAGCTCGACCGCGCGCGTCGCGCGCTCCATCTGCGCTTCCTCGCCGATGAGGGAGACGGTCGCTCCGTAGACGCTCACCGAACAGCCCGAGAGCTCCTCGATGCGGGCCCGCGCGCGACCGTCCGTGCCGATCAGGCGCGATCGGATGCGACGCAGCGCCCCCTTCGCGCGCTTCCCGGTCTCGAACTTGATGTCCAGGATGGTGAGGACCGTGCCTTCTTTGGTGAGGCGGAGCGCGCGCGGAGGAGAGAATCCCCGTCCGACCGCCAGCACCACGTCCCGTCCCATCATCGCGTGCTCGGGCTCGGTGTCGGGGGAGGTAATCCGGACCTGCCCCTCGTCCTCGATCGTGATGCTCGCCCCGGTCCGACGGGCGATCTCGCGCTTGGTCTGACCACCGGGGCCGATGAGGACCCCGATCCGGTCGTCGGGAATGCGGGCGTAGAGCGTCGGCATGTTACGAGCGCTTCCCCACGTGGTCGGCCCCGATCGCGTGGAGGAACTCCTCCTTCGTGACCTTGAAATCGAGCCCCTTGAAGAACTTCACGAAGTTCGCGATGTCGCGATCGAGGAGACGGCGCGCCTCGGGATGGTCCGCCGGGATCGCCTGGGCCACGTCGATGAGGACGCACTTGCCCTCCCAGTAGAGGACGTTCCACGGGGAGAGGTCGCCGTGCACCAGCCGCCCGGGCCGGATCATCAGGCTGAGCTGAGCCACCAGGTCCTCGTACAGGGCCGCCGGGTCGTCGACCGTGGCGTCCCGCAGTCGCGGGGCCGCACCTCCGTCGGTCCCGATGAACTCCATCACGAGCACGTTGCGGAAGTGGACGTACGGCTTGGGCACGCGCACCCCCGCGGCGGTGAGCTGGCCGAGGATCGTATGCTCGCGACGGGTCCAGGCGCTGATCAATCCTGCAAAGTTGCCGACGCTCGTCTCCCGCCCAAGCTGTTCCAGGGTGTAGGGAGGCAGGTGCCGGAACGTCGTGTTGCCGATGCGGTAGACCTTCACAGCGCGGTACTCACTACCCTTCGTCGCCCGGAAGACGCCGCCTTCCTTGCCCGTGGAGATCGGGTAGTCCACCGTGTCGAACGCTCCGCGGTGCATGAGCCGGGAGACCGCAAGGAGCGTGGCGTGGTCGAAGAACTCGTCCAGGACCTTGCGGTCCTGCGACTCCTTGCGCCGGTCTTCGAAACGCTCTTTGCGGCGGGGGAAGGCCATCTCCTGAGGATTGGTCATGATGCGCGGCCGCCACCGCGCGAGGCATGATAGGTTGTCGGGAGTTCCTGGAGGGTGCCTCCGGCGAGCCGCTCGCCCGCCCCAGTAGGTGGTTCCTCCGTAACCACCGCTATATCAGGGATGGGCGACGTTGTTCAGGCGATGTCGATCCTGCCGCTCGCCCCGGGCACACCCCGGGTGGGGTCACCGGGCGTAGGCCCCGAACCGCCTGCATTCCCGCACGAGCCTCGGCCGTTCACCCTTGCCGTCACGCTCGACCGCCCCGCCGACTTCGACGCCGTCTTCCGGGTCGTGCGGGGAGCGGTCCACTACGTGCTCGGACAGGAGCGCCCGGGCCTCGGCCTCGCGCTATCGAACCTCCCACCCGCGGTCGGCGCGTACTGGCAGGTCGCCGGGAACGTGATCGTGATGAACGAAGGGCTCCTTCGGGCGATGCGGGAGCACGCGACCTCGACTCGGGAGTTCAACTCCTTCGTCTACGTGATCCTCGCCCACGAATACCTGCACTCCATCGGCTACATCGACGAACGCTCGGTTCGGCAGGTGACGGCGCGGGTGACGCGCACCGCCTTCGGACCGGATCATCCGGCCACCCACATGGCCGAAGGCGACCTCTGGCAAATGTACCCTTTCCTCTCGTACGCCGCCGGAGGGGACGGGAGCCGGATCCGCATCGTTCCCCGGTTCGATCTCGCGAGCACCCAGACCTACATCCGCTAGCGACTCGGGGCGCGCCGGCGCCTGGGACCTCCGGTCAATCCTTATGGGCAGCCGACGGTTCGATGTCGCGGAGCCGCATCCGTGGTGGACGACACGATAGGGATCATCCTCCTGGTCGCGGGGATCATCCTGCTCGCGGCGGAGCTGATCCACCCCGGAGCGCTGCTGCTGATCCCGGCATCGGTCCTCTTGATGGCGGGGTTCCTGTGGATCTTCCTTCCGAACGCCCTTCTCGACAGCGATTTTGGCATCATCCTGATCATCGTGGCCGCCGTCGCGGGGGCCCTGCTTGAGATTCCCTATTACAGGTGGGTGGCGCCCGTTCATGCTCCCATGTCGACCACGGTCGGAACGCTGGTCGGTCAGGAAGGCGTGATCATCGCCCCGGTGCTCCCGGACACTCTCCGCGGTAAGGTCCGCATCGGTTCGGAGGTCTGGTCCGCCCGCGCCGACGTGGCGATCGCTCCGGGGACCCACGTCCGGGTGGTCGGAGGCTCGGGCGTGTCGGTGTCGGTGGAAGTCATCGCATCGGTCTCGGAACCGTCGGGAGTACCCCCATGACCGGTATCGAAACAGTTAGCTTCGCCCGTTCGCTGGGCCGGTGGCGCGTGGAGGGTTGATTCCGATGGATTACACGGGTCTGATCGTCGGGGTCGTCATCGCGCTGTTCGTACTCCTCGTTCTTCTGGCCCGGATGATCTACACGATCCAACCGTACCAGCAGGGGATCGTCACCCTGCTCGGATCCTACAAGCGCATCATCAACCCCGGGTTCAACATCGTCAGCCCGCTCGCCACCGTCCTCAAGATCGACCTGCGAACGCAGGTCCTCGAGGTCCCCCGTCAGGAAGTGATCACGAAGGACAACTCGCCCACGAACGTCGACGCGATCATCTACATCAAGGTCGTCGACGCGCCGAAGGCGATCTTCCAGGTACAGAACTACCACCTCGCTACCGTCGCGCTCGCGCAGACCACGCTCCGGTCCGTGATCGGCGACATGGAACTCGATGAGATCCTGTACAACCGCGAGCGGATCAACACCCGGCTGCGCGACATCCTCGACGAGGCGACGGACCGCTGGGGCGTCCGGGTCGAGGCGGTCGAGATCAAGGAAGTCGACCCGGTCGGCCCGGTTAAGACGGCGATGGAGGAACAGACCTCCGCCGAACGCCAGCGACGCGCGGCCGTTCTGCGCGCCGACGGAGAGAAGCGCTCGGCGATCCTGGTCTCCGAGGGTCAGAAGCGCTCCCGCATCCTGCAAGCGG
Above is a window of Thermoplasmata archaeon DNA encoding:
- a CDS encoding DNA primase small subunit domain-containing protein, whose amino-acid sequence is MAKTVALDGPALAWARRQFARYYAETVVEPPYRFARREFAAFPFSTETLMRRHEAFRTVEEYRAWLPREVPRHVYYSTAYYRKPSEPTMAAKEWLGADLIFDLDSDHLRGAEHLDYAGQLARVKVKLRELVDDFLFGDFGIDPADASLVFSGGRGYHVHVRNEAFLSLTSPERRELVDYLVGSGFDPHDAVTARSAGGPSSWTPSDASPDETGAPGHLPGKVRQLAPADAPGWKGRTTRAVLDLLAHWEAIGVDETAKEIAALGMGPARAKRLARMFVEEGGSRRVRTSLSLDVFDKDLPKEFWDAVLARAAIRVEGETDAPVTTDIHRLIRLPRSLHGGTGFRVLPLTRETLDAFDPFRDAPLRSTGEERQRVTFTTVVDYPFPEGVRGTPGASEELFTPTALFLVLRGEAELPPSPG
- a CDS encoding KH domain-containing protein, with the protein product MPTLYARIPDDRIGVLIGPGGQTKREIARRTGASITIEDEGQVRITSPDTEPEHAMMGRDVVLAVGRGFSPPRALRLTKEGTVLTILDIKFETGKRAKGALRRIRSRLIGTDGRARARIEELSGCSVSVYGATVSLIGEEAQMERATRAVELLLRGSEHSTVFHLLARLRRDDLAAEALDPLDDDELAG
- a CDS encoding RIO1 family regulatory kinase/ATPase; this translates as MTNPQEMAFPRRKERFEDRRKESQDRKVLDEFFDHATLLAVSRLMHRGAFDTVDYPISTGKEGGVFRATKGSEYRAVKVYRIGNTTFRHLPPYTLEQLGRETSVGNFAGLISAWTRREHTILGQLTAAGVRVPKPYVHFRNVLVMEFIGTDGGAAPRLRDATVDDPAALYEDLVAQLSLMIRPGRLVHGDLSPWNVLYWEGKCVLIDVAQAIPADHPEARRLLDRDIANFVKFFKGLDFKVTKEEFLHAIGADHVGKRS
- a CDS encoding NfeD family protein, whose translation is MDDTIGIILLVAGIILLAAELIHPGALLLIPASVLLMAGFLWIFLPNALLDSDFGIILIIVAAVAGALLEIPYYRWVAPVHAPMSTTVGTLVGQEGVIIAPVLPDTLRGKVRIGSEVWSARADVAIAPGTHVRVVGGSGVSVSVEVIASVSEPSGVPP
- a CDS encoding SPFH domain-containing protein, producing the protein MDYTGLIVGVVIALFVLLVLLARMIYTIQPYQQGIVTLLGSYKRIINPGFNIVSPLATVLKIDLRTQVLEVPRQEVITKDNSPTNVDAIIYIKVVDAPKAIFQVQNYHLATVALAQTTLRSVIGDMELDEILYNRERINTRLRDILDEATDRWGVRVEAVEIKEVDPVGPVKTAMEEQTSAERQRRAAVLRADGEKRSAILVSEGQKRSRILQAEGVRQSAILEAEGQRVATILQAQGEAQRLRILALGATALDAKALTVLSLDTLQRVGDGQATKILFPFEFTRLMEGASEYLGAGRQTPDRPLNSMEDLEKHIGTMDSILGPIPRQEELLTEIQSIEDEIKAESAESTRMVAPFGHSAKTPTPDLPGADDIAPVPPPTPPKKAPPTSTERP